The sequence below is a genomic window from Microbulbifer hydrolyticus.
CATTGCGCTCGATCCCGCCGAGGGCTCGGGCAATAGCGGCAATCATCAGCTTCTGGCCGTAGCGGGCCTTTAGCTCGCGGCCGTTGAGAAACTGGCGGTAGGCGTTTTGGATGGATTCTTTGTCTTTTTCGCTGAGCACTGGGGACCGGCTGGATTCGCTTTGGGAGTTAAATCAGCCGGGCATTATCCACGCTTGCTCAGGGTTTAGCCAACTCAGTTTCGATTCAGCGGCTGCGCTGCGGGTAGCCAGTGAGTGCTACTGTTCGTAGGCCAATCGGGAAACCACCGGATTGGCATAACCCTGAATGGCCTTGTCCCGCCAACGCTCATCAATGGCCGCCATACGCTGCTCAAACTTCTCACGAATCTCCTGGTGCTCGTCAGGATGCCAGGGCTTGGGCGGGTAGCCCACCGGCAGCTGCGGCGCTTCACCGTAGATCATCTGATAAGCGATGAGATTGGTGGGATGCAGGACGTAGTTGCCGATGATCTGGCGGTCGATCTCATCCGCGAGAGCGGTGACATCATTGAAGTCTTTCTCGATCGGCGTGCCAAACGCTGCGTGGACGTGGCCCTTGTGCCCCACCACGCCCTTGGCGATGCTGCCCAGGTCCTCGTGCGCTTGTTTCTGGTACTCGTCCTGGTGCTCGGTGATGTACAGCTCGCGGGCCTTGTAGCGATCACAGGGGTCCCACTCGTAGGAGATTGACAGCGGCACAATGTGCAGCTCGCGCCAGAACTCGGCAAACGACTGCTCTTTCGGCTTGGCCATTCCGAACATCGCGGCCAGCGCTGGATTGGTGCGATCGCGGCCATCTTTGGCACGGCCGGCGCGCTGGGCAATCCACACATGCTCATTCTCGTTAACGATCGAATGGTGGATGTATCGGGACAGCGTGGTCGCTGCCATCAGCTTCTCGCGGCGGCTGCCGGAGCTGCGCTTCACCACAAAACACTTGTTCAGCTTCATGATGTCGGTCGCGAACTGCTTGGAGAGCAGGTTGTCGCCGATGGCAATCCGGGAGGTCTCGTGACCTTCCTTGTACATGGCAAGGATCGCCAGGGCCGGGTCCATGGCGATGTCGCGGTGATTGCTCACAAACAGGCAGGCGCGATCCTTGGGCAGGGTATCCAGGCCGGAAATGCTCAGGCCACAGCTGGTGCGATTGACCGCCTTCTCGAGGTATTTGGCGATTACATCCTGAACACCACGTACATTGTTGGCATTGCGGAATTCAAAGCGTACGAGCTGGCGCACCAGCCAGGCTAGCGGGCGCTCGAGCTTGCCCGCCATCCCGGGCAACAAAAAGTGCGCCACCACCCGGGACATCTCCGGGTCTTCTATCAGGCGACGGAGCGCCGGGCGCACTTCATCGTCCCGATACGGGCGAATTTCATCGAATTGACTAGTGTCCAGATTTCTCGCATTCATGGGATTCAATTACCTGCCAACATCAGCGCGCAATCGCTGCGGACGCCGCGCTCTGGCTCTTTCTTATTGTGGCCCAGCCAGCTCCGGGCGAAGGAGCCGTGGACAAAACCGGCGCAGAACATACCGGAAGCGAGGGATAACTGCCAGCGCTGAGGCAGACTCGGCGGTTAACCCCACGGCAAACACCCGGTTCCCGACCACTATAGACATATACAGGCCCGCCCCCGAGAATAGAGCGCTTTGCGTCATACATAACAAGAAACTGACCAGGCAGCCCAGCCACAAGCGGGGCAGCCAGGCTTAGGCCAGACTTAGGAGAACACCTTGAGCCAGACCAGTTCCAGCACTGCCAGCGAGTCTCATCCAAAGGACCCGCAGCACAAGCACCGCACTCCCAGCCTGCTGGATGCACTGATCCCCCTGCTGATTCTCATCGCACTACTTTCCCTCTCCGTTTATTTCTACGGCGCCGACTCCTCTTACGGCCCCAACCAGATCGCCCTGCTGCTCTGTGCCGGCGTCGCTGCACTGATGGGGATGAAAAACGGCTTTACCTGGAAGGAGATGGAAGGCGGCATGCTGCACGGCATCGGCCTGGTGTTCGGTGCCATTCTGATCCTGCTCGCGGTCGGCGCGTTGATCGGCAGCTGGATTCTCGCTGGCACAGTGCCGTCGATGATCTATTACGGCGTGCAGATACTGTCGCCGCAGTGGTTCTACGCCGCCAGTTGTATCATCTGCGCCATCGTCGGCCTGAGTATTGGCTCCAGCTGGACCACCGCAGGCACCCTGGGTGTGGCATTAATGGGTATCGCCGGCGCACTGGGCCTGAACCCGGCGGTTACCGCCGGCGCGGTCATCTCTGGCGCTTACTTTGGCGACAAGATGTCTCCCCTTTCAGACACCACCAACGTCGCTGCAGCGGTCACCTCCAATGACCTGTTCCTGCATATCCGCCATATGCTGTGGACCACCATGCCCGCGTTTGTGATTGCGCTGGTGATCTTCTCCGTCATCGGCCTCAGCGCCGACACTACACATGCCTCAGCGGAGGATATCCAGCAGCTGCTCGGCGCACTGCAGGGCGAATTCAATATTTCCATCATCAGCATGCTGCCCCTGGCGCTGCTGCTGTTTATGGCGTGGAAGAAAATCCCCGCCTATCCCACACTGATTATCGGCTCTCTGGTGGGCTGTATGATCGCAATGATTTTCGAGCCCAATGCGACACGTCAACTGGCCGGCGGTGAAGGCAACCTGAGCCTGCTGAAAGGGGCCTGGCACAGTCTGTTCGACGGCTACAAGTCCACATCCAGCAACGAAGCGGTTGCGTCGCTGCTGTCCAAAGGCGGTATGAGCAGCATGCTCAATACCATCTGGCTGATCATTTCCGCGATGGCCTTCGGCGGTGTAATGGAGCGTGCCGGCTTCCTCGAGCGCATCGTCAACTGGGCGCTCTCCGGCGTGAAAACCGTGGGCGGCCTGATCACCTCCACGGTGCTTACCTGCTTTGGCATGAATGCCGCCGCGGGCGACCAGTACATGGCCATCATCATTCCCGGCCGCATGTTCCGCGAGGCGTTTGCGGACAAGGGTCTGCACGGCCTGAACCTGTCGCGTACCCTGGAAGACTCCGGCACCATCACCTCGGTACTGATTCCCTGGAACACGTGCGGTGCCTATATGAGCGCAACCCTGGGTATTGCTACCTTCACATACGCGCCATTCGCCCTGTTCAACATCATCTGCCCGCTACTTGCCATCGCCTATGGTTGGTTGCACTTCAAACAGATGCCGCTGGGCAAGCAGGTGCAACTACCGGTGGCCGAGGAGCGCGCGTAACCGCGCCAGCCTTCGACTTCATTTTGTAGAAATGGACGATCCACTGTCAGTGCTTCGTCCACAAACACCCTGTACCACTAACAAGTGTTAATCCGTGAGCCAGAACGACCCAGCAAACCAGTTACCCTCTACTCTGACCGCATTGATCGCCTCTGCTGATTTCAATCTGCGCTGGTTTGACGTCGGTCGTCGCATCCAGCCGATTGGACAGAACGTTGCGCAGGCTTTTGAAGAGGGCTCCGCTTCCTGGCCTTACCCATATCTTCGCCAGGCCTGGTGCGGACTGCTGCTGTGGCCGATCGACAAAGCAGCTGACAGCAATCCCGTGGTCTGGTTCCTGCGGTTACCTCTGGACGAACAGGGAAAACTGCTGCTCCCCATTCGCGACCGCTTTCTGAAACAGCTGCACAGTGCGCTCTATCCGGAAGGCAATGAGACGAAGGATCCGGGGAAGCACCTGCAGCAGGCGCTGGAGGACAGCGGCCTGGTATTCACGCCTCCAGCCGACAGGCGCGCGATTTTCCACGCAAAAGCCGGCCGGCTACTGAAACGCCCCGCCAGCGACCACTTCCCCGCCGCCAAAGCCTACGCAAAAGATCCGGCGTCTTTTCCGTGGGACCAACTGGCATTGCAGGGCATTGCGGATCTGGCCGTGCGCTGGGAGGAGGAGCATGGCCCACTCAAGGCGAATCTCCACCGGTTTGCCGCACCGGCCCTGATTCCTTTGTGCCAATGCCTGGAAAGTGAATCCATCGACCACCAGCTGGCAGAGCCTCTGATTCAGCGCGCAGAACAAACCCTGGAGAGCAGCGAGCCCGACCTGAAACTGGTCACCGCTGTGATTCGCGGGATCTCCCACAGTATTGCGACCGGTATGCGCCAGATGTTTTTGCTGAAGGTGCTGGAAAGCGACGCCGGAAAAGATGGCGAAGTACTAGCCGCGATCGGCAGCCGCTGCAGTGACGATCTGCAGGTGCCAGAACTGGCACAACTCTGGCTTGAAAATCTCAGCGCCAGCCAACCCCAACAGACCTTTAATCTGCTGCTCACCGACCTGCTGTTTCTTCCACAATTGCGCAATGACCTGCTCGAGGTCCTGCGCAACCCGGAAAGAAAGGAATCGGTAGCCCGCGCGTTTGGTGAATTTTTACAGCCCAGCGGGAACTAGCCAAAAAATCGCGCGCCAAACTCTCTTTTTTCCTAACCTGTTTTTACCGCGTGTAAAAAATATACGCGCAATTCATCGACTTTATTTCGATCATTCAAGTCAAAATTTCGACTTTTTGGCGTGAGCTTCTGCAGAATCGTTTATTGAAAGAAGAAAATTAATCCTCTTTCATGCCGCTGAAAAAAAATTTCACCCGTCCTGCAATGGACCAGCATGCAATTTGGCGGATAACCCTTCGAATTCAGGCTTATCGCCGCGACAAACTGGCGGCGGTTTTATCCTGAATTGACCTCTGGCGGCTATTTTAACCGCGCGCCTATTACACTCCATTGGGCGGTATGTTTGTAGAAAAGATTTTTACAAAGCACACCAAACAGGTGACGTTTTATTGTCTATGCTATTGACTAACATCAACGGAAAGGAGTTAGGGGATGAATTTCACTCCAGCCAAGTACTTAACCGGAATTATATGTGCACTGGTCCTCGCAGGTTGTTGTGCACCGGCTCCGATGCCGGCCGCCTGCCCTCCGGGGTCAGAACAGATTCCGACTTCCATGGCTTGTCCTGCGGACGCGGATTGCTGGATGGCATCCGATAATGTTCGCTGCATGAAAGTGGTTAAATAACCACCTTCATAACAGGTTCATGCAAATGCCGCTTCTAGGAGCGGCATTTTGCATTTTGGCCCATGCCCTTTTTTAGCGACAGCAAGCCTGAACCCAATCCTTGGGACCTTGAGGCTCGCTCCGCCTCCTCGTTTAATTCCCGAACAATCACTCCGCGACACACCCGCCGCCGACAAGCCATCGACAGAGCTTCCCGACTTCACTCAGGCTCTCCTGCATTAAACGTGTGCACCGCTGCGTAATATTGCCGCTGCATTGTGCCTGGCTGCCCACAACCGCTTGATTCGGGCACAAACTGGCCGTACAGGTTAAATGCCGTTAAAATTTGCGCCTCTCCCTTTTCTCACTTCAGCGAAGAATTTTTGATCATGGATGCTCTCCCCCTTTCTGCCGCCATCGCCAAACTGCAACAACACAAGGACCAGCAGACCTGGTCCCTGCGCGACCTGTTCGCTGCCAACCCCGATCGGGCACAGGTATTCAGCGCCGAAGCCGCGGGTATCTATCTGGACTACAGCAAAAACCTGCTAAGCACGGAAACTCTGCAGCAGCTCCTCAGCTACACCGATACCGCCGAGCTCAAAAGTAGTATCCAGGCCCTGCTCTCTGGCTCCCCGATCAACAATACCGAGCACCGCCCCGCCCTGCACACCGCCCTCCGCTTCCAGGGAGCGCCACAGACGGAGCACGAGCAGGCAGTAGCAGACTGTCGCGTGCAGATGCAAAATTTTGTGGAGCAGGTGCACAGCGGTGCCTGGACAGGCTTTAATGGCAAGCGCATCCGCCACGTGGTCAACATCGGTATCGGCGGCTCGGACCTGGGGCCACGCATGGTATGTGAGGCGCTTCGCCCCTGGCATAAACAAGATCTCAGCGTGCACTTTGTGGCAAATATTGATGGCGCCGACCTGAGCGACACCATCGCCTCCCTGCCCGCTGACGAGACTTTATTTGTCGTTGCCTCCAAGTCCTTCTCCACCCTGGAAACCCGCCAGAACGCCCTCTCAGCGCGCCAGTGGGTACTGGATGCTGGCTGTGCGGAGTCAGACCTTGCGAAGCACTTTGTGGCCGTAAGCAGCAATATTGTCGCCGCCCAGGATTTTGGCATTGCCGCCCAGAACATATTCCCGATGTGGGACTGGGTAGGTGGGCGCTACTCGTTGTGGTCCGCCATTGGCCTGCCCATCGCGCTGGCGTGCGGCTTCGATGCCTACAGCGAGCTGCTGAAAGGCGCCAACGCCATGGACACCCACTTTGCCGAGGCCGACTTTGCACAAAACCTGCCGGTGCTGATGGCACTGATCCACTTCTGGTATCGCCAGTGCTGGGGCGCCGGCAGCCTTGCGGTACTCCCCTATGCCCAGCGCCTGGCCAAGTTCCCGGCGTGGTTACAGCAGCTGGATATGGAGAGCCTTGGTAAAAGTGTGACTCGCGACGCCCAGCCCCTGCCTTACCCCAGCGGCAGTGTGATCTGGGGTGCGGAAGGCAGTAACGGACAGCACTCATTCCATCAGCTGCTGCACCAGGGCACCGACATGATTCCGGCGGATTTCGTCGCGATCAAACAGCCCACCTCCGAACTGGCCGAACAACACCAGTGGCTGCTGGCCTGCTGCCTGAGCCAGAGTCAGGCACTTCTTAAGGGCAAGTCCCTGGCGCAAGCGCGCAAAGAACTGGAAGCTTCCGGTCACACCCACAAGGAAGTACACCAACTGGCACCACACAAGGTGATCCCGGGCAACCGCCCGAGCAATACACTGATTGTGGACAAACTTGACCCGTTCCACCTTGGCAGCCTGCTGGCCCTGTACGAGCACAAGGTATTTACCTTTGGCTGCCTGCTGGATATCAACCCGTTTGATCAGTGGGGCGTGGAGCTGGGCAAGGTGCTCGGCAATGCAGTGCACGATGCCATTGAGGGGGAGATTCCAGAGGACTGGGATGGCTCTACGGCCCACCTGCTGAAATTGCTTCTCAAATAACTCGACACGCTTCTCAAACCAGCGGATCCACTTGGTGGGTTTGCTGGCGGACCCGGCACCAGGTCTCGGTTTGCAAAACTGCAAAACCGAGACCTGTCACTTTGATCCAGAGTTAACCAGACCAGAGTCTTCAATCACCTTGCCTGGTTTGCTTCTCCAGCAATGGCTTGATCAGGTCCATTGGTAACGGGAATACAATCGTGGAGTTCTGCTCCCCGGCGATATCAATCAGTGTCTGCATATAACGCAGACTCATGGCATTGGCGTTCTTGGAGAGCTCCGTCGCCGCCTCGGTCAGCTTCACCGCCGCCTGCGCCTCACCATCGGCATGTATCACCTTGGCCCGCCGCGAACGCTCCGCCTCCGCCTGCTTGGCAATAGCCCGGATCATGCTCTCGTCGAGATCGATATGCTTGATCTCCACATTGGTCACCTTCACCCCCCAGGCATCCGTCTGCTCATCCAGAATTTTCTGGATATCCACATTCAACTTATCCCGTTCGGAAAGCATCTCATCCAGCTCATGCTTACCCAACACCGACCGCAATGTCGTCTGTGAAAGCTGGCTAACCGCCTCATCATAATGTTCCACATTGATGATCGCAGACTGTGGATCGATCACCCGGTAATACACCACCGCATTCACCTTCACCGATACGTTGTCGCGGCTGATCACATCCTGGGTGGGCACATCCATCACCACCGTGCGCAAATCCACCCGCTCCATGGTCTGAATGACCGGAATGATGATGATCAGTCCCGGGCCTTTCACCGACTGAAAGCGCCCCAGGAAAAAAACCACCGCCCGCTCGTATTCCCGCAAAACGCGGATCGCGTACATCACCAGCAGAACCACTGCCAGCATCAAGAGACTCGCAAAATAGCTGACCATAACTTTGCTCCAGTTATTCGTTATTCCGGTTGTACCTGCAACATCAGACCTTTTTCTCCGATAACCTGCACCAGCTGCCCTTCGGTCAACAGGTTTTCACACTTCGCGCGCCAGATTTCTCCGTCGATTTTCACCAGCAGCACGGGCTCAACTTCCGTGACTACCGCAGTGCGCCCGACCATCGCCTGATTGGCTGCGATTTTCGGTTTGCGCAGGCTGCGCCCCACCGCGTACAAAATTCCGAGCAGGGCCAGACCGCTGACACCGGCGATACCACCAATCAGTCCCTTCGACACCTGCATACCCGGCACATCGCTGTCGATCAGCATCACCGAGCCAATCACCAACGCCACCACACCACCAATACCCAGTGCGCCAAAACTTGGCACAAACAATTCCGCCGCGATCAACAGTGCGCCTACGACGATCAGCGCCAGCCCCGCATAGTTGATGGGTAACACCTGCAGCGCATAAAACGCCAGTAGCAGGCAGATGACGCCCACCACACCGGGCACAATGGCGCCGGGGCTATAGCCTTCGAAGATCAGGCCGTAGATGCCCACCAAGAGCAGAATGTAGGCCACCTGGGGGTTGGTAATCAGGGAGAGCAACTCGTTGCGCCAGTCCGGTGCATAGGCCACCACCGGAAGCTCGGCCGTCTGCGCGTCTATTTTTTCTTTACCGCTGGCGAGCAATACTTGCCGGCCGGGTAGCTGTTTCAGCAACTGCTCGCGATTGTCCGCCACCACGTCGATGACGTTTTCCGCCAGCGCCTCGTTGGCCGTGAGTGTGGCTGCATCGCGCACCGCCTTTTCCGCCCAGTCGGCATTGCGCCCGTGACGATTTGCCAGACCGCGGATATACGCTACGGAGTCATTGATAACCTTCCGCTCCATCGCGGTACCGGGCTTGCTCGCGGATTCCTCGTCAGGCTTGCTTTCGCTTTTGCCATCGCCCTCGGTCTTTTTTTCCGTTTCATCCTGTGCTGGCGGGCCCTGCCCGGGCATGCCGCCCATCTGAACTGGAGTGGCCGCGCCCAGGGTGGTCGATGGTGTCATCGCCGCAACCTGGCTGGCGTAAAGGATATACGTGCCAGCACTGGCGGCGCGCGCGCCGGCGGGCGTGACATAGGTGACGTAGGGGATCTCGGAGGCAAGGATGTGCTGGATGATGTCGCGGGTTGCGGCATCCAGGCCACCCGGCGTGTCCATGGTAAGGATAAACAGGCGCGCCCCTTGCGCTCGGGCCTTTTCGCTGGTGCGGATCAGGTAATCGGTGGTGGCGGGCCCTATGGGCCCATTGATGGAGAGCTCGGCGATATGCGGGCGCTGCTCCCCGTCACCCGGTTCGGTTTCTTGCGCAAAACCATAAACAGAAAAAAGCTGCGCCAGCAAAAGCAGCAGGCAGGTGAGTACTCCTTTCGACAACCGCTTGTCCATATCCATTATCCCGGGTGCGAAAGAGGGAAAGGGTATACAAGCGTAACAGAACAGAGCCGCAGCACAGGGAAATCGGCGCCGGATCATTCCATGCCATCAACCGGCAGCCCGGTAGCGCCGGCCAGGGTCACCACAGCGTATTTTTTGAAGGCGCCGGCTGTTTCTTGAAGCTTCTGTGTCAGGCAAGCGCCTCGAGGGAAAACCGTGACAGGTGATGGGTGCGTCGTGGAGCGGCGCTAATCCCTCACCCGCTGTATCTGCTCGAGGCGGGAGACGCTGCCCAGGTAATCCTGCCAGCTGGCCTCCAGTTCGGCAGTCTGGTAGCGCTGGTACTTTTCCCGGTCCAGCCAGAACACCCGGGTTTTGGCCCGGCGCAGGTCGATCAACGGAAGCTGGTCGATGGCGGCAGAGCCACGCTTGAAGACCGAGCCTGCACGCGAGTTCTGGATCATGTCGCTGACAATGGTTAGGTGTACATTTTTCGCAGCGGGATCAAAATGATTGAGAGCCGCCACATCAGACAGCGCCTCATAGATAGGCGACACCGGTTGCTCGCCAGCGGAAAC
It includes:
- a CDS encoding 1-acyl-sn-glycerol-3-phosphate acyltransferase — encoded protein: MNARNLDTSQFDEIRPYRDDEVRPALRRLIEDPEMSRVVAHFLLPGMAGKLERPLAWLVRQLVRFEFRNANNVRGVQDVIAKYLEKAVNRTSCGLSISGLDTLPKDRACLFVSNHRDIAMDPALAILAMYKEGHETSRIAIGDNLLSKQFATDIMKLNKCFVVKRSSGSRREKLMAATTLSRYIHHSIVNENEHVWIAQRAGRAKDGRDRTNPALAAMFGMAKPKEQSFAEFWRELHIVPLSISYEWDPCDRYKARELYITEHQDEYQKQAHEDLGSIAKGVVGHKGHVHAAFGTPIEKDFNDVTALADEIDRQIIGNYVLHPTNLIAYQMIYGEAPQLPVGYPPKPWHPDEHQEIREKFEQRMAAIDERWRDKAIQGYANPVVSRLAYEQ
- the nhaC gene encoding Na+/H+ antiporter NhaC, which codes for MDALIPLLILIALLSLSVYFYGADSSYGPNQIALLLCAGVAALMGMKNGFTWKEMEGGMLHGIGLVFGAILILLAVGALIGSWILAGTVPSMIYYGVQILSPQWFYAASCIICAIVGLSIGSSWTTAGTLGVALMGIAGALGLNPAVTAGAVISGAYFGDKMSPLSDTTNVAAAVTSNDLFLHIRHMLWTTMPAFVIALVIFSVIGLSADTTHASAEDIQQLLGALQGEFNISIISMLPLALLLFMAWKKIPAYPTLIIGSLVGCMIAMIFEPNATRQLAGGEGNLSLLKGAWHSLFDGYKSTSSNEAVASLLSKGGMSSMLNTIWLIISAMAFGGVMERAGFLERIVNWALSGVKTVGGLITSTVLTCFGMNAAAGDQYMAIIIPGRMFREAFADKGLHGLNLSRTLEDSGTITSVLIPWNTCGAYMSATLGIATFTYAPFALFNIICPLLAIAYGWLHFKQMPLGKQVQLPVAEERA
- a CDS encoding DUF3549 family protein, with the translated sequence MSQNDPANQLPSTLTALIASADFNLRWFDVGRRIQPIGQNVAQAFEEGSASWPYPYLRQAWCGLLLWPIDKAADSNPVVWFLRLPLDEQGKLLLPIRDRFLKQLHSALYPEGNETKDPGKHLQQALEDSGLVFTPPADRRAIFHAKAGRLLKRPASDHFPAAKAYAKDPASFPWDQLALQGIADLAVRWEEEHGPLKANLHRFAAPALIPLCQCLESESIDHQLAEPLIQRAEQTLESSEPDLKLVTAVIRGISHSIATGMRQMFLLKVLESDAGKDGEVLAAIGSRCSDDLQVPELAQLWLENLSASQPQQTFNLLLTDLLFLPQLRNDLLEVLRNPERKESVARAFGEFLQPSGN
- the pgi gene encoding glucose-6-phosphate isomerase; amino-acid sequence: MDALPLSAAIAKLQQHKDQQTWSLRDLFAANPDRAQVFSAEAAGIYLDYSKNLLSTETLQQLLSYTDTAELKSSIQALLSGSPINNTEHRPALHTALRFQGAPQTEHEQAVADCRVQMQNFVEQVHSGAWTGFNGKRIRHVVNIGIGGSDLGPRMVCEALRPWHKQDLSVHFVANIDGADLSDTIASLPADETLFVVASKSFSTLETRQNALSARQWVLDAGCAESDLAKHFVAVSSNIVAAQDFGIAAQNIFPMWDWVGGRYSLWSAIGLPIALACGFDAYSELLKGANAMDTHFAEADFAQNLPVLMALIHFWYRQCWGAGSLAVLPYAQRLAKFPAWLQQLDMESLGKSVTRDAQPLPYPSGSVIWGAEGSNGQHSFHQLLHQGTDMIPADFVAIKQPTSELAEQHQWLLACCLSQSQALLKGKSLAQARKELEASGHTHKEVHQLAPHKVIPGNRPSNTLIVDKLDPFHLGSLLALYEHKVFTFGCLLDINPFDQWGVELGKVLGNAVHDAIEGEIPEDWDGSTAHLLKLLLK
- a CDS encoding slipin family protein; this translates as MVSYFASLLMLAVVLLVMYAIRVLREYERAVVFFLGRFQSVKGPGLIIIIPVIQTMERVDLRTVVMDVPTQDVISRDNVSVKVNAVVYYRVIDPQSAIINVEHYDEAVSQLSQTTLRSVLGKHELDEMLSERDKLNVDIQKILDEQTDAWGVKVTNVEIKHIDLDESMIRAIAKQAEAERSRRAKVIHADGEAQAAVKLTEAATELSKNANAMSLRYMQTLIDIAGEQNSTIVFPLPMDLIKPLLEKQTRQGD
- a CDS encoding NfeD family protein is translated as MDKRLSKGVLTCLLLLLAQLFSVYGFAQETEPGDGEQRPHIAELSINGPIGPATTDYLIRTSEKARAQGARLFILTMDTPGGLDAATRDIIQHILASEIPYVTYVTPAGARAASAGTYILYASQVAAMTPSTTLGAATPVQMGGMPGQGPPAQDETEKKTEGDGKSESKPDEESASKPGTAMERKVINDSVAYIRGLANRHGRNADWAEKAVRDAATLTANEALAENVIDVVADNREQLLKQLPGRQVLLASGKEKIDAQTAELPVVAYAPDWRNELLSLITNPQVAYILLLVGIYGLIFEGYSPGAIVPGVVGVICLLLAFYALQVLPINYAGLALIVVGALLIAAELFVPSFGALGIGGVVALVIGSVMLIDSDVPGMQVSKGLIGGIAGVSGLALLGILYAVGRSLRKPKIAANQAMVGRTAVVTEVEPVLLVKIDGEIWRAKCENLLTEGQLVQVIGEKGLMLQVQPE